The following proteins are encoded in a genomic region of Pyrus communis chromosome 11, drPyrComm1.1, whole genome shotgun sequence:
- the LOC137709488 gene encoding proline dehydrogenase 2, mitochondrial-like has protein sequence MANRVIPAASKLLKTIRPLNSASTSTISGISPPIGFSEKTPQATTTAITPADNAATNLSNFDDADKLFASVSTSRLLRTALNLHLVGMEPMVDIGMWVMRSRLMQTPLIKDAILGTIRSTIYDHFCAGENPSATGKSVLELNEAGLRGMLVYALEYAGDNEACDRNLQGFLDTVESTKSLPPSSVSFIILKITAICPMNLLQRVSDLLRWQQQDPYFNLPWKRDTFPIFSESSPLYHTLKKPEPLTPEEERDLELVHQRLMKLSQNCVEANVPLSIDAEYTSIQPAIDYLTYSSAIIYNKDDNPIVYGTIQAYLKDAKERLLLATKAADMMGVPMGFKVVRGAYMSSEGKLASSLGYKSPIHDCIEDTHACYNDCASFMLERIANGSDAVVLATHNVESGRLAMAKAHEIGVRKVHQKLEFAQLYGMAESLSFGLKNAGFQVSKYMPFGPIQLVLPYLLRRAEENRGLLNASSLDKQLIREELMRRLKAAIF, from the exons ATGGCAAACCGAGTAATCCCGGCAGCGTCAAAACTCCTGAAAACTATCAGGCCACTCAACTCCGCCTCCACTAGCACCATCTCCGGCATATCCCCACCAATCGGCTTTTCCGAAAAAACACCACAAGCCACCACCACTGCCATCACCCCCGCGGACAACGCCGCCACTAACCTTTCCAACTTCGATGACGCGGACAAGCTGTTTGCGTCCGTCTCCACGTCACGGCTGTTGAGGACGGCGCTGAACCTCCACTTGGTGGGAATGGAGCCGATGGTGGACATTGGAATGTGGGTCATGCGGTCCAGGCTCATGCAGACTCCCTTAATCAAGGACGCGATCCTGGGGACCATACGGTCCACAATTTACGACCATTTTTGTGCTGGCGAGAACCCCTCGGCCACCGGAAAGTCGGTGCTGGAGCTTAACGAGGCGGGGCTGAGAGGGATGTTGGTTTACGCTCTCGAGTATGCCGGCGACAACGAGGCATGCGACAGGAACTTGCAAGGTTTCTTGGACACCGTTGAGTCCACCAAATCCCTGCCACCTTCTTCG GTGAGCTTTATAATTTTGAAAATCACTGCAATTTGCCCAATGAATCTACTTCAACGAGTGAGTGACTTGCTGAGATGGCAACAACAAGATCCTTATTTCAATCTCCCATGGAAGCGCGACACGTTTCCCATTTTCTCCGAATCTAGCCCTCTTTACCACACCCTTAAAAAGCCGGAGCCTTTAACTCCTGAAGAAGAGCGTGATCTTGAATTAGTCCACCAAAGACTAATGAAATTGTCCCAAAACTGCGTAGAAGCCAATGTGCCTCTATCGATCGATGCAGAGTACACATCAATTCAACCGGCCATCGATTACTTGACCTACTCCTCTGCAATCATCTATAACAAAGATGACAACCCGATTGTTTATGGGACGATCCAAGCTTACCTGAAAGATGCAAAGGAAAGATTGTTGCTGGCAACAAAGGCTGCAGATATGATGGGTGTTCCGATGGGGTTCAAAGTGGTGAGGGGAGCTTATATGTCGAGTGAGGGAAAATTGGCTTCTTCCTTGGGCTATAAGTCTCCCATTCACGATTGCATTGAGGACACGCATGCGTGCTACAATGATTGTGCTTCGTTCATGCTTGAAAGGATTGCTAATGGCTCTGATGCCGTTGTTCTTGCAACCCATAATGTTGAATCAG ggagactagcAATGGCAAAAGCACACGAAATTGGGGTCAGGAAGGTGCACCAGAAGCTTGAATTTGCACAACTGTACGGAATGGCAGAATCGCTTTCCTTTGGTCTAAAAAATGCAGGGTTTCAAGTAAGCAAGTACATGCCATTTGGACCGATACAGTTGGTTCTGCCTTACCTTCTAAGGAGGGCTGAAGAGAACAGGGGACTCTTAAATGCTTCATCTCTAGACAAACAACTAATAAG GGAGGAGCTGATGAGGAGACTCAAAGCAGCAATCTTCTAA